The region GCCAGATCTCGGGCGGCCAGCGCCAGCGCGTCGCACTCGGCCGGGCCATGGTGCGGACACCCACCGTCTATCTGCTGGACGAGCCGCTCTCGAATCTCGACCAGCAATTGCGGGTCCAGATGCGTTCCGAGCTGAAGGACATCCATCAGCGGCTGGGCGCCACCATGCTCTACGTCACCCACGACCAGAGCGAGGCGATGACCCTGTCGGACCTGGTCGTGGTCATGTCGAACGGCCGGATCGAACAGGCCGGCAGTCCGCGCGAACTCTACAACAACCCGGCCAATCTCTTCGTCGCCCGCTTCCTCGGCGAGCCCGGCATGAACATTCTCGACGGCGAGGCCGAGGCCGGGCGGCTGCGCGGGGCAGGCTTCGACATCGCCCTTCCCGCGGTCGCGGAGAAGGCCGGGCGCAAGATTTCAGTAGGGCTTCGGCCGGAGGACCTGCAACACGACCCGTCCAAGACGGCAGTCATCCGCGGCACGGTCCGCACCGTCGAATATCTGGGCTCACGCAGCCTCGTCCGTGTCGAGGTGGGCGAGCGCCTGATTGCCGCCTTCCTGCCGCCTTCCGTCGACCTTCCGGCCGGCGCCGCCATCGGCTTGTCGCCGGCCGATCCGGACAAGGCGCGCTTTTTCCAAACCGATGGCGGCGCTTCGCTGCATTACCATCAGAACCTTGCAGGCTGAGCCCATGAACAGGATTTCCCTCGACGATCAGGTCGCGGTCGTCACCGGCGGCGCGCAGGGGCTGGGTCTTGCCATCGCCAAGCGGCTCATTGCGTCCGGCGCGCGCGTCAGCCTCTGGGATCGCGACGCGGACGAACTGAAGAAAGCGCTGGCGCTGCTCGGCCCCGCGGCTTTCGCCAAGCCGGTCGACATCACCGATCTCGACGGCCTGGCGCGCAGCCATGGCGAGGTCGAAGCCGAAATCGGCCCGGTCTCGATTCTCGTCAACTCGGCCGGCATCGCCGGCGGCAACGCACCACTTGACGCCTATGACCCGGAAGAGTGGCGCCGCGTCGTCGAGGTCAACCTGAACGGCACCTTCTACGTGAACAAGGTGGTCGTGCCCGCCATGAAGGCGCGGAATTACGGGCGGATCGTCAACATCTCCTCGGT is a window of Bosea sp. F3-2 DNA encoding:
- a CDS encoding ABC transporter ATP-binding protein, with translation MTEARPNPAQSVRFRNVGKSYGSGWAVSGVNIAIEPGQFVTLLGPSGCGKSTTLNMIAGLETPTEGQIMIGGRDVTTMKPADRDIAMVFQSYALYPHMTLYENIAFPLRARRRRTPEADVDRKVRAAVKMLGLEAMLDRFPRQISGGQRQRVALGRAMVRTPTVYLLDEPLSNLDQQLRVQMRSELKDIHQRLGATMLYVTHDQSEAMTLSDLVVVMSNGRIEQAGSPRELYNNPANLFVARFLGEPGMNILDGEAEAGRLRGAGFDIALPAVAEKAGRKISVGLRPEDLQHDPSKTAVIRGTVRTVEYLGSRSLVRVEVGERLIAAFLPPSVDLPAGAAIGLSPADPDKARFFQTDGGASLHYHQNLAG
- a CDS encoding SDR family NAD(P)-dependent oxidoreductase, with the protein product MNRISLDDQVAVVTGGAQGLGLAIAKRLIASGARVSLWDRDADELKKALALLGPAAFAKPVDITDLDGLARSHGEVEAEIGPVSILVNSAGIAGGNAPLDAYDPEEWRRVVEVNLNGTFYVNKVVVPAMKARNYGRIVNISSVAGKEGNPNLAAYSAAKAGVIGLTKSLGKELAGYDIAVNAISPATAKTRILDTLKPEFIQYMLSRIPRARFLEVDEAAAMVAWLVSRENSFTTASVFDLSGGRCTY